The following are encoded in a window of bacterium SCSIO 12643 genomic DNA:
- the trxB gene encoding thioredoxin-disulfide reductase: MSEEIEHLKCLIIGSGPAGYTAAIYAARADMSPVMYTGMEPGGQLTTTTEVDNFPGYPNGVDGTAMMEDLKNQAVRFETDVRFGRVTSVDFSSKPHKVVVDEKKHITADTVIISTGASAKWLGLESEQRIRKSGGGVSACATCDGFFYRGKDVVIVGAGDSAAEEATYLAKLCNKVYMLVRKDKMRASKAMQHRVNATENLEVLYNTETVEVLGQDVVEGVRAKNNVTGEEQDIKVDGFFVAIGHKPNTDIFKEFIDVDEVGYIKNVPGTSKTNVEGVFVAGDAADNTYRQAITAAGSGCMAALDAERYLAAME; encoded by the coding sequence ATGTCAGAAGAAATAGAACACTTAAAATGCCTAATTATAGGATCTGGCCCTGCAGGTTATACTGCTGCAATTTATGCTGCCAGAGCGGATATGAGTCCGGTAATGTATACAGGAATGGAGCCTGGAGGACAATTAACTACCACCACAGAAGTAGATAACTTCCCAGGATATCCGAATGGTGTAGATGGAACGGCAATGATGGAAGATCTTAAGAATCAAGCTGTACGTTTTGAAACGGATGTGAGATTTGGTAGAGTAACTTCTGTTGATTTTTCAAGTAAGCCACATAAAGTGGTAGTAGATGAGAAAAAACACATCACTGCGGATACTGTAATTATTTCAACTGGTGCTTCTGCAAAGTGGTTAGGTTTAGAAAGTGAGCAAAGAATCAGAAAGAGTGGAGGTGGAGTTTCCGCCTGTGCAACTTGTGATGGATTCTTCTATAGAGGAAAAGACGTGGTGATTGTAGGTGCGGGTGATTCTGCGGCTGAGGAAGCAACGTATTTAGCGAAGCTATGTAACAAAGTATACATGTTGGTTCGTAAAGACAAAATGCGTGCGTCTAAAGCAATGCAACACCGTGTAAATGCTACAGAAAATCTTGAAGTATTATACAATACTGAAACGGTTGAGGTTTTGGGACAAGATGTTGTGGAAGGTGTAAGAGCTAAAAACAATGTGACCGGTGAAGAACAGGATATTAAAGTAGACGGATTCTTTGTGGCTATCGGACACAAGCCAAATACGGATATCTTTAAAGAGTTTATCGATGTGGATGAGGTGGGTTACATTAAAAATGTACCAGGAACTTCAAAAACTAATGTTGAAGGTGTATTTGTTGCAGGTGATGCAGCGGATAATACTTACCGTCAAGCGATTACAGCAGCGGGTAGTGGATGTATGGCTGCTTTGGATGCTGAAAGATATCTTGCTGCGATGGAATAA